A window of the Citrus sinensis cultivar Valencia sweet orange chromosome 9, DVS_A1.0, whole genome shotgun sequence genome harbors these coding sequences:
- the LOC102627409 gene encoding putative wall-associated receptor kinase-like 16, with protein sequence MAVHQYYLVLLQIIILLLGPIKASEKFLCPTECGNVSIIYPFGIGKGCYFDKGYEVICDNSSGSPKAFLPSIKTELLDSYSDTTIRVNIPVIFLHNRIATRNHMAREVNLSGSAFTFPWRLNKFTAIGCDNYAIDLGNDSTVSGGCLSVCTCDPTQKSGCYDFLCSIPPISKVLNANLSYFYSQSILQNCRSVSLVQGDWLDSSYLSNPQVLKERDQVPAMLEWGEKIGTCIEEYSSNPTSCNLNQECLMQLSSGYVCLCDSLVDGRYCPGRLICNTSNGHNCSGCPHGYSSNRYGSCQPILEIFFHKSRVKFIVIGCSGGLVLLFLLIGIWWLYKFVKRKRQIKLKQKFFKRNGGLILQQELSVSEGNIEKTKLFTSNDLEKATDNYNTNRILGQGGQGTVYKGMLTNGRIVAVKKSKLVDESNVEQFINEVVILSQLNHRNVVKLLGCCLETEVPLLVYEFIPNGTLYQYLHDPIEEFPLTWEMRLRIAVEVSGALSYLHSAASIPIYHRDIKSANILLDDKFRAKVSDFGASRSITVDQTHLTTQVQGTFGYLDPEYFRSSQFTEKSDVYSFGVVLVELLTGQKPIRSTDGEEDKSLAGYFLQAMKENRLFEVFDARFLKEAKEEEIVTVAVLAKKCLNLNGKKRPTMKEVALELGGIRASTGASVLQNSREEIDFVGGNDTRHSETSSSPTWSISNSVAFSVDVDPLISNQS encoded by the exons ATGGCTGTTCATCAATATTATCTGGTGTTGTTGcagattattattttgcttctCGGACCGATCAAAGCATCAGAAAAATTTCTCTGTCCAACTGAATGTGGAAATGTCAGCATCATCTACCCCTTCGGAATCGGAAAAGGGTGCTACTTTGACAAGGGTTATGAAGTAATCTGTGATAACTCTTCTGGCTCTCCCAAAGCTTTTCTTCCTAGTATCAAGACGGAACTATTGGACTCTTACTCCGATACTACTATTAGAGTCAACATTCctgtaatatttttacacAATAGAATTGCGACGAGGAATCACATGGCTAGAGAAGTCAATCTATCAGGTAGCGCTTTTACCTTTCCCTGGAGGCTCAATAAATTTACAGCCATAGGTTGTGACAATTATGCAATTGACCTGGGGAATGATTCAACTGTTTCTGGTGGGTGCTTGTCTGTTTGCACTTGTGATCCTACTCAGAAATCCGGTTGCTACGATTTCTTATGCTCCATTCCTCCAATTAGTAAGGTTTTGAATGCAAATTTATCTTACTTTTATTCTCAAAGTATCCTCCAGAACTGCCGGTCTGTTTCTTTGGTTCAAGGGGATTGGCTCGACTCAAGTTACCTGTCAAATCCTCAAGTTTTGAAAGAAAGAGATCAAGTTCCTGCGATGTTGGAGTGGGGAGAAAAAATAGGCACTTGTATTGAAGAATACAGCTCAAATCCGACTTCTTGTAATTTGAATCAAGAATGTTTAATGCAACTAAGTTCAGGCTACGTATGTCTTTGTGATTCATTAGTAGACGGACGATATTGCCCAG GTCGCTTGATTTGTAATACCTCAAACGGCCACAATTGCTCTGGATGTCCCCATGGTTATTCCTCAAATCGTTATGGTAGTTGCCAGCCAATTTTGGAGATTTTCTTCCACAAATCTCGGGtcaaatttattgttataG GTTGCAGTGGTGGGCTTGTACTATTGTTCCTACTCATTGGAATATGGTGGCTGTACAAGTTTGTAAAAAGGAAGAGGCAAATCAAGCTCAAgcaaaaattctttaaaagaaatggTGGTTTAATTTTGCAACAAGAGTTGTCCGTAAGTGAAGGAAATATTGAGAAAACAAAACTGTTTACTTCAAATGATTTGGAAAAGGCCACTGATAACTATAATACCAATCGAATCCTTGGCCAAGGAGGCCAAGGCACTGTGTACAAAGGAATGTTGACAAATGGTAGAATCGTGGCTgttaaaaaatccaaattagTGGATGAAAGTAATGTTGAGCAATTTATAAATGAGGTGGTAATTTTATCTCAACTTAACCATAGAAATGTTGTTAAGTTATTGGGATGTTGCTTAGAAACAGAAGTTCCTCTTTTAGTCTATGAATTTATTCCGAATGGAACTCTCTATCAGTACTTACATGATCCAATAGAGGAGTTCCCACTCACATGGGAAATGCGTTTACGCATTGCTGTTGAAGTTTCGGGTGCTCTATCCTATTTGCATTCGGCTGCTTCTATCCCAATTTATCATCGAGACATTAAGTCTGCAAACATTCTTTTGGATGATAAATTTCGAGCCAAAGTTTCAGATTTTGGAGCTTCTAGATCTATTACGGTTGATCAAACTCACTTGACCACTCAAGTACAAGGAACTTTTGGATATCTAGATCCAGAGTATTTTCGGTCAAGTCAATTTACAGAGAAAAGTGACGTTTACAGTTTTGGAGTAGTTCTTGTTGAGCTTTTAACTGGACAGAAGCCTATTCGTTCTACTGACGGTGAAGAAGATAAAAGTTTAGCAGGATATTTTCTCCAAGCAATGAAAGAGAACCGTTTGTTTGAAGTATTTGATGCGCGATTTCTTAAGGAAGCtaaggaagaagaaattgtTACTGTTGCTGTGCTTGCTAAAAAATGCTTGAACTTGAATGGGAAGAAGAGACCTACAATGAAAGAAGTAGCATTGGAATTAGGGGGGATTAGAGCATCAACCGGAGCTTCCGTTTTGCAGAATAGCCGTGAAGAGATTGATTTTGTGGGTGGTAACGATACTAGACATTCTGAAACTAGTTCATCTCCGACTTGGTCAATTTCAAATAGTGTTGCTTTTTCTGTAGATGTAGATCCTTTAATTTCAAACCAGTCATGA
- the LOC102627715 gene encoding wall-associated receptor kinase-like 1, with translation MFGSDHFRMAIHYHYLVFLEMTALLFWPMKTSSQDLCQYSCGNVTINYPFGIGDGCYFDKRYEVIYDNSSGSPKAFLAGVNNLELLNSDRYDGNLMRVNIPVISLKTTGHPNGVNLSGIPLTFSRWHNRFAAIGCRNYNTIVKRANDSTVFGGCLTISTCALSSRGCYDLVCALPPNLTQDFNASMLYHFSQSIPQKCQSVLMVEENWLQSEFLTNPHVLRDHQQFPAVLEFAEDRGNCVEEYNSRTTCNKDNRCSIQLTSGYSCLCHRSFNGLNDGYCVGDLLCDSASSPHNCSGCPNGYLLDDTDSCYQNTTAKTDTISPSPSPPYEVVHENSNVLLIIIGCSVGAGLPFFLFMIGRLHEIVERRRVIKLKQNFFKRNGGLLLQQESSSNEGNSEKTKLFTSMELEMATDNFNTNRILGQGGQGTVYKGMLTNGRIVAIKKSKLVDESNIEQFINEVAILSQINHRNVVKLLGCCLETEVPLLVYEFIPNGTLYQYIHDQTEEFPITWEIRLRIAIEVSDALCYLHSAASIPIYHRDIKSANILLDDKYRAKVSDFGASRSVMIDQTHLTTRVQGTFGYLDPEYFRSSQFTEKSDVYSFGVVLVELLTGQKPIRSTDSEEDKSLVGYFLEAMKENRLFEVLDARVLKEAKEEEIITVAMLAKRCLNMIGKKRPTMKEAAFELGGIRASIGDSIMQHNCDDIDFVAGHNTGHSEIGSSSTG, from the exons ATGTTCGGCAGTGATCATTTCAGAATGGCTATACATTATCATTATCTGGTGTTTTTGGAGATGACGGCTCTGTTATTCTGGCCAATGAAAACATCATCACAAGATTTATGTCAGTATTCATGCGGGAATGTCACTATCAATTACCCCTTCGGAATCGGAGACGGTTGCTACTTTGATAAGAGATATGAAGTAATCTACGACAACTCCTCTGGCTCTCCCAAAGCTTTTCTTGCCGGAGTCAACAACCTGGAACTCTTGAACAGTGACCGTTACGATGGAAACTTAATGAGGGTCAACATTCCTGTAATTTCTTTGAAGACGACCGGCCACCCAAACGGCGTCAACCTATCAGGTATCCCTTTAACCTTTTCCCGGTGGCACAATAGATTCGCCGCCATAGGTTGCAGAAACTATAATACAATTGTTAAAAGAGCGAATGATTCAACCGTTTTTGGTGGGTGCCTCACGATTAGTACTTGTGCTCTCAGCAGCCGTGGCTGCTACGATCTCGTATGCGCTCTTCCTCCTAATTTAACTCAGGATTTCAATGCAAGTATGCTATACCATTTTTCTCAAAGCATTCCTCAGAAATGTCAGTCCGTACTCATGGTTGAAGAAAATTGGCTCCAGTCGGAGTTCCTGACGAATCCTCATGTCTTGAGAGATCATCAACAGTTTCCTGCAGTGCTGGAGTTTGCTGAAGATAGAGGCAATTGTGTTGAAGAATATAATTCGAGAACTACTTGTAATAAGGACAATAGATGTTCAATACAATTAACGTCAGGCTATTCTTGTCTTTGCCACAGAAGCTTTAATGGCCTAAACGATGGATATTGCGTAG GTGACTTGTTATGTGATAGTGCCTCAAGTCCCCACAATTGCTCGGGATGTCCCAACGGTTACTTATTAGACGACACGGATAGTTGCTACCAAAATACAACAGCTAAAACAGATACAATAAGTCCAAGTCCAAGTCCACCATATGAAGTTGTGCACGAAAACTCTAACGTCTTACTCATTATTATAG GTTGCAGTGTTGGGGCTGGACTGCCGTTTTTTCTATTCATGATAGGGAGGTTGCATGAGATCGTTGAAAGAAGAAGGGTAATCAAGCTGAAGCagaatttctttaaaagaaatgggggtttattattacaacaagagTCGTCATCAAATGAAGGTAATTCTGAGAAGACAAAATTGTTTACATCAATGGAATTGGAAATGGCCACTGACAACTTCAATACCAATCGAATTCTTGGTCAAGGAGGCCAGGGCACAGTGTACAAAGGCATGTTAACAAATGGAAGAATTGTGGCtattaaaaaatccaaattagTGGATGAGAGTAATATTGAACAATTCATAAATGAGGTGGcaattttatctcaaattaaCCACAGAAATGTTGTTAAGTTGTTGGGATGTTGCTTGGAGACAGAGGTTCCTCTTTTGGTCTATGAATTTATTCCGAATGGAACTCTCTATCAATACATTCATGACCAAACTGAAGAGTTTCCAATCACATGGGAAATACGTTTACGCATTGCTATTGAAGTTTCAGATGCTTTATGCTATTTGCATTCAGCTGCTTCTATTCCTATTTATCATCGAGACATCAAGTCTGCAAATATACTTTTAGATGATAAATATCGAGCCAAAGTTTCAGATTTTGGGGCTTCTAGATCAGTTATGATTGATCAAACACACCTGACCACTCGAGTGCAAGGAACTTTTGGTTATCTAGATCCAGAATATTTTCGATCAAGTCAATTTACTGAGAAAAGTGACGTTTATAGTTTTGGAGTAGTTCTTGTTGAGCTTTTAACTGGACAAAAACCTATTCGTTCAACTGACAGTGAAGAAGATAAAAGTTTAGTGGGATATTTTCTTGAAGCGATGAAAGAGAACCGTTTGTTTGAAGTCCTTGATGCTCGAGTTCTTAAGGAAGCTAAGGAAGAAGAGATCATTACTGTTGCTATGCTTGCAAAAAGATGCTTAAACATGATTGGGAAAAAAAGACCTACAATGAAAGAAGCAGCATTTGAATTAGGGGGAATTAGAGCATCAATTGGAGATTCCATTATGCAGCATAACTGTGACGACATTGATTTTGTGGCTGGTCACAATACTGGACATTCCGAAATTGGTTCTTCTTCTACTGGGTGA